From a single Mangifera indica cultivar Alphonso chromosome 19, CATAS_Mindica_2.1, whole genome shotgun sequence genomic region:
- the LOC123202946 gene encoding probable receptor-like serine/threonine-protein kinase At5g57670, whose amino-acid sequence MKMVHQAGVVGEAAGVASSTGGGTVVVGVKLDAHSRELLTWALVKVALPGDTVIALHVLGNNEIVDRDGKSSLLSLVKTFDSVLAVYEGFCNLKQVDLKLKICRGTSIRKILVKETNSCSASKVIVGTARNYHTIRSSTSVAKYCAKKLSKEITVLAVNNGKVIYQREGLPSAAAETQGTEDNGRNCMLDVIHRSISLTKHAGRLKNSQVVTDDAPNSAHKSVNDTGSMMNLERALVKAGSDCLESAGKQKCPICGPAKVLPEDSYKPCEEDLCGNGGDCEGESLAIVPVQKAESPSASITLLIRQLPEARPGWPLLRQTVLTEKQAPGRSSLENISVVQWALRLPSRQPALVTDSDHKQTNKNSTKLPNELEGLHEKYSATCRPFKYQELLSATSNFLAENLIGKGGSSQVYKGCLPDGKELAVKILKSSEDVLKEFILEIDIITTLHHKNIISLSGFCFEENNLLLVYDFLSRGSLEENLHGNKIDPHLFGWSERYKVAVGVAEALDYLHSGSAQHVIHRDVKSSNILLSDDFEPQLSDFGLAKWASTSASHITCKDVSGTFGYLAPEYFMYGKVNDSVDVYAFGVVLLELLSGRKPISNDYPKGQKSLVIWAKPILYSGKITQLLDPTLGSNYDHDQMERMALAAVLCIRRAARARPKMSLVLKLLQGDTDVTKWARLQINASEEFEMLDDEACPRLNLQSHLNLALLDVEDDSFSMSSIEQSVSVEDYLQGRWSRSSSFD is encoded by the exons ATGAAGATGGTGCATCAAGCTGGTGTGGTCGGAGAAGCGGCTGGCGTGGCGAGTTCGACTGGTGGCGGGACGGTGGTGGTGGGTGTGAAGTTGGACGCGCATAGCAGAGAGTTGTTGACGTGGGCTCTGGTCAAAGTTGCGCTGCCAGGTGATACAGTGATAGCTCTTCATGTTCTTGGTAACAATG AAATTGTAGATCGTGATGGGAAGTCTTCGCTTTTGTCACTCGTtaaaacttttgactctgttcTTGCCGTATATGAAGGTTTCTGCAACTTGAAACAG GTGGATCTGAAGCTTAAAATATGCAGAGGAACATCAATTcggaaaattttagttaaagaaACAAATTCTTGTTCTGCATCGAAGGTTATAGTAGGAACTGCGAGGAATTACCATACAATCCGATCATCAACATCTGTGGCTAAATATTGTGCTAAGAAACTGTCAAAGGAAATTACAGTTCTTGCGGTTAACAATGGGAAAGTTATTTACCAAAGAGAAGGCCTTCCATCAGCGGCTGCTGAAACACAAG GAACTGAAGATAATGGCCGCAATTGCATGCTTGATGTAATACACCGGTCAATTTCATTGACTAAGCATGCTGGACGACTGAAAAATTCTCAAGTTGTGACTGATGATGCCCCTAATTCAGCACATAAATCTGTTAATGATACTGGTTCTATGATGAATTTGGAAAGGGCGTTAGTGAAAGCTGGTTCAGATTGTTTAGAGAGTGCTGGGAAACAAAAGTGCCCTATTTGTGGACCGGCTAAAGTATTGCCAGAGGATTCTTATAAACCATGTGAAGAAGATTTGTGTGGCAATGGCGGTGATTGTGAAGGTGAATCTTTGGCTATAGTGCCTGTTCAGAAGGCAGAGTCACCTTCAGCTTCTATAACTTTATTGATCAGGCAATTGCCCGAAGCCAGGCCTGGATGGCCATTGCTTCGTCAAACAGTGTTAACAGAGAAACAAGCTCCAGGTAGGTCTTCGTTGGAAAATATCTCTGTTGTTCAATGGGCGTTGCGGTTGCCCTCGAGGCAACCTGCACTTGTTACAGATTCAGATCATaaacaaactaacaaaaattcaacaaaactgCCGAATGAATTGGAGGGTCTACATGAGAAATACTCTGCTACTTGCAGACCTTTTAAGTATCAGGAACTCCTCTCTGCAACATCTAATTTCTTGGCTG AGAATTTGATCGGAAAAGGAGGGAGCAGTCAGGTTTATAAAGGTTGCCTTCCTGATGGCAAGGAACTTGCTGTGAAAATCCTGAAGTCATCCGAAGATGTGCTGAAAGAGTTCATTTTGGAAATCGATATTATCACTACATTACATCATAAGAATATCATTTCCCTTTCCGGGTTCTGTTTCGAAGAGAATAATCTTCTCTTGGTTTATGATTTTCTATCTAGAGGAAGCCTGGAAGAAAACCTTCATG GTAACAAGATAGATCCACATTTATTTGGATGGAGTGAGAGGTATAAGGTGGCTGTGGGGGTGGCTGAGGCCTTGGATTATCTCCACAGTGGTAGTGCTCAACATGTCATTCACAGGGATGTTAAATCATCAAACATACTACTGTCAGATGATTTTGAGCCACAG cTATCTGATTTTGGACTTGCCAAATGGGCATCGACCTCTGCATCACATATAACCTGCAAAGATGTTTCGGGAACCTTTGG TTACCTGGCCCCTGAATACTTCATGTATGGCAAAGTAAATGACAGTGTTGATGTCTATGCATTTGGAGTTGTACTCCTCGAGCTTCTCTCAGGCAGAAAGCCGATAAGCAATGACTATCCCAAAGGCCAAAAGAGTTTAGTCATCTGG GCAAAGCCAATTCTATACAGTGGGAAGATTACACAACTGTTAGATCCAACCTTGGGCAGTAATTATGATCATGACCAGATGGAGAGGATGGCTTTAGCAGCAGTTCTATGTATCAGGCGTGCTGCGCGAGCGAGGCCCAAAATGAGTCTt GTTCTGAAGCTCCTCCAAGGTGATACTGATGTAACAAAGTGGGCAAGACTACAAATCAATGCTTCGGAAGAATTTGAAATGCTTGACGATGAAGCCTGCCCGCGTTTAAACCTTCAATCACATCTTAACCTTGCGCTGCTTGATGTGGAGGATGATTCATTCTCCATGAGCAGCATTGAGCAAAGTGTATCAGTAGAGGACTACTTGCAAGGCAGGTGGAGCCGCTCATCAAGCTTTGACTAA
- the LOC123202997 gene encoding glutathione S-transferase TCHQD-like isoform X1, with translation MQLYHHPFSLDSQKVRLALEEKGIDYTSFHVNPITGKNMESSFFRMNPHAKLPVFKNGSHIIFDTIEIIQYIDRIAVVSSGAVNADHLTNSSREVIEWMHKIQDWDPKYFTLHHVPEKYCDSVSKFLRRVIIARMAESPDLASAYHRKLKEAYETEGKLKNPDVVKRGKDHLVRLLDEVETKLNETLYLVGEEFTMADITLIPVLERLVLLGLKDEYISSRPNIAEYWSIVQQRPSYRKVIGGHFNGWRKYKTLLKTWCSVSIRSALRRY, from the exons ATGCAGCTATATCATCATCCATTTTCTTTAGACAGCCAAAAGGTGAGACTTGCTTTAGAAGAGAAAGGCATTGATTACACATCATTCCATGTCAATCCTATAACTGGCAAGAATATGGAATCTTCTTTCTTTAGGATGAACCCTCATGCTAAACTGCCGGTTTTTAAGAATGGCTCTCACATCATTTTTGACACCATTGAGATAATCCA GTATATAGATAGGATAGCAGTTGTATCCTCAGGTGCTGTCAATGCTGATCACCTGACCAATAGTAGCAGAGAAGTGATTGAATGGATGCATAAGATACAAGATTGGGACCCTAAATATTTCACACTTCACCATGTCCCCGAGAAATATTGCGACTCTGTATCCAAATTCCTTAGGAGGGTTATAATTGCTCGGATGGCTGAGTCACCTGATCTTGCAAGTGCTTACCATCGGAAGCTAAAAGAAGCATATGAAACAGAAGGCAAGTTGAAAAACCCAGATGTTGTGAAACGGGGCAAAGATCACCTTGTTAGACTTCTTGATGAAGTGGAAACAAAGCTTAATGAAACATTATATTTAGTTGGTGAGGAGTTCACCATGGCAGATATTACACTTATTCCAGTACTGGAGCGTTTGGTGCTCCTGGGTTTGAAAGACGAATACATAAGTAGTCGGCCAAACATTGCTGAGTACTGGAGTATAGTGCAGCAGAGGCCTAGCTATAGAAAGGTGATTGGGGGGCATTTCAATGGCTGGAGAAAGTACAAAACACTATTGAAAACATGGTGCTCTGTTAGTATCAGAAGTGCATTGAGGAGATATTGA
- the LOC123202997 gene encoding glutathione S-transferase TCHQD-like isoform X2: protein MNPHAKLPVFKNGSHIIFDTIEIIQYIDRIAVVSSGAVNADHLTNSSREVIEWMHKIQDWDPKYFTLHHVPEKYCDSVSKFLRRVIIARMAESPDLASAYHRKLKEAYETEGKLKNPDVVKRGKDHLVRLLDEVETKLNETLYLVGEEFTMADITLIPVLERLVLLGLKDEYISSRPNIAEYWSIVQQRPSYRKVIGGHFNGWRKYKTLLKTWCSVSIRSALRRY from the exons ATGAACCCTCATGCTAAACTGCCGGTTTTTAAGAATGGCTCTCACATCATTTTTGACACCATTGAGATAATCCA GTATATAGATAGGATAGCAGTTGTATCCTCAGGTGCTGTCAATGCTGATCACCTGACCAATAGTAGCAGAGAAGTGATTGAATGGATGCATAAGATACAAGATTGGGACCCTAAATATTTCACACTTCACCATGTCCCCGAGAAATATTGCGACTCTGTATCCAAATTCCTTAGGAGGGTTATAATTGCTCGGATGGCTGAGTCACCTGATCTTGCAAGTGCTTACCATCGGAAGCTAAAAGAAGCATATGAAACAGAAGGCAAGTTGAAAAACCCAGATGTTGTGAAACGGGGCAAAGATCACCTTGTTAGACTTCTTGATGAAGTGGAAACAAAGCTTAATGAAACATTATATTTAGTTGGTGAGGAGTTCACCATGGCAGATATTACACTTATTCCAGTACTGGAGCGTTTGGTGCTCCTGGGTTTGAAAGACGAATACATAAGTAGTCGGCCAAACATTGCTGAGTACTGGAGTATAGTGCAGCAGAGGCCTAGCTATAGAAAGGTGATTGGGGGGCATTTCAATGGCTGGAGAAAGTACAAAACACTATTGAAAACATGGTGCTCTGTTAGTATCAGAAGTGCATTGAGGAGATATTGA